In one window of Tellurirhabdus rosea DNA:
- a CDS encoding SusD/RagB family nutrient-binding outer membrane lipoprotein produces the protein MNRYTFLKTSVMAAALLTVAGCNNFDELNTNPNNPLLPNTASLLTGAERTVGTINSQVGPGGFNIVPALYVQQFGDVTYIEDSRYKTINFSYNGLYSGPLVNLQQIITQNTDPNTRAAVAAYGSNNNQIAIARILKAYIFQYITDRWGDVPYSEALKGDENFSPKFDRQQDIYNDLFKEWREAAAQFDNGTRVQGDILLNGDVARWKKFANTLRMIAALRISKADPAKGRTEFNAAVADGVLTSNADNVQYRYLSDANNENPLYSNYVRQNRKDFAVSNTFVDYLKSVNDPRLPFIAAPNQTGQYVGVPYAVFPSPGEASLFSLAAPTVSAQNAPVNIMTYGQVLFAQAEAAKLGWTTGNAKTLYESAVRASLQQWMGSSFTEAAYTSYIAQPNVAYNDARAIEQIATQRWIHLFFQGTEAWNSWRRTGFPVLRPAATTLNGGTAIPRRLAYPTTEPTLNATNYQAVITSQGADDQYTRVWWDKP, from the coding sequence ATGAATCGATACACTTTTTTGAAAACCAGTGTTATGGCCGCCGCTCTGCTGACCGTGGCGGGCTGTAACAACTTCGATGAACTGAATACCAACCCCAACAACCCGCTGCTGCCCAACACGGCCAGCCTGCTGACGGGCGCCGAGCGGACCGTTGGGACCATCAATTCGCAGGTCGGACCCGGTGGGTTCAACATCGTGCCGGCGCTGTACGTGCAGCAGTTCGGGGATGTGACCTACATCGAGGATTCCCGGTACAAAACGATCAATTTCAGCTACAACGGGCTGTACTCCGGCCCGCTGGTGAACCTGCAGCAGATCATCACGCAGAATACCGACCCGAACACCCGGGCGGCAGTAGCGGCCTACGGTTCCAACAACAACCAGATCGCCATCGCCCGGATTCTGAAGGCGTATATTTTCCAGTACATCACCGACCGCTGGGGCGATGTGCCGTATTCGGAAGCGCTGAAAGGCGACGAGAATTTCTCGCCGAAGTTTGACCGGCAGCAGGATATCTACAACGACCTGTTCAAGGAATGGCGGGAAGCGGCGGCCCAGTTCGACAACGGGACGCGGGTGCAGGGCGACATTCTGCTGAACGGCGATGTGGCGCGCTGGAAAAAGTTCGCCAACACGCTGCGGATGATCGCGGCCCTGCGCATCTCGAAGGCCGACCCTGCCAAAGGCCGGACGGAGTTCAACGCGGCGGTGGCCGATGGCGTCCTTACGTCCAATGCCGACAACGTGCAGTACCGGTACCTGAGCGATGCCAACAACGAGAATCCGCTCTACAGCAACTATGTCCGGCAGAACCGCAAGGACTTCGCCGTCAGCAACACGTTTGTCGATTACCTGAAAAGCGTGAACGACCCGCGTCTGCCGTTCATCGCGGCGCCGAACCAGACCGGGCAGTACGTCGGGGTGCCGTACGCGGTGTTCCCTTCGCCCGGCGAAGCGTCCCTGTTTTCGCTGGCAGCTCCGACGGTCAGCGCCCAGAACGCGCCAGTCAACATCATGACGTACGGACAGGTGCTGTTTGCGCAGGCAGAAGCCGCCAAACTGGGCTGGACGACGGGCAACGCCAAAACGCTGTATGAATCCGCCGTTCGGGCCTCCCTGCAGCAGTGGATGGGTTCGAGCTTCACGGAAGCGGCCTACACGAGCTACATTGCCCAGCCGAACGTGGCCTACAACGACGCCCGGGCGATTGAGCAGATTGCGACCCAGCGCTGGATTCATCTGTTCTTCCAGGGCACGGAAGCCTGGAATTCATGGCGGCGGACGGGCTTCCCGGTGCTGCGACCGGCGGCCACGACGCTCAACGGCGGTACGGCCATTCCGCGCCGACTCGCCTACCCGACCACGGAGCCGACCCTGAACGCGACCAACTACCAGGCCGTCATCACCAGCCAAGGCGCCGACGACCAGTACACGCGGGTCTGGTGGGACAAACCCTGA
- a CDS encoding malate:quinone oxidoreductase — protein MARSKKSVSSSPDVVLIGAGIMSATLGVMLKELQPDLTIEILERLDVAAAESSDAWNNAGTGHAAFCELNYTPEREDGSIDASKAVKICESFEVSKQFWAHLVQNNFLTDAPNFIRQIPHMSFVWGPENVNYLRKRYDALLKSHLFEGMQYSEDHGQLAEWMPLVMEDRDPKQAVAATRMDLGTDVNFGALTRAMFRRLVEMPGVKMNFAHDVRDIWRSKTLGGWKVRVENVTTGHVRDIHAKFVFIGAGGGSLRLLEKSDIPESRGYGGFPVSGQWLRCRNPEIIERHAAKVYGKASVGAPPMSVPHLDTRMIEGRKELLFGPYAGFSTKFLKHGSYMDLPKSIQMSNLAPMLMAGMHNIPLTRYLVQQVMQSPEDRLETLREYFPGAKMEDWELEVAGQRVQVIKKDEEEGGVLEFGTEVVAAADGSIAALLGASPGASTAVSIMLTLMQQCFPDQMKSEAWQQKLSEMIPSYGKSLAKDPALAREIRETTGRVLGLTEAVYTT, from the coding sequence ATGGCACGAAGTAAGAAATCAGTATCGAGCAGTCCGGATGTCGTCCTCATCGGGGCTGGAATCATGAGCGCAACCCTCGGGGTGATGCTGAAAGAGCTGCAACCCGACCTTACCATTGAAATTCTGGAACGGCTCGACGTCGCCGCGGCCGAAAGCTCGGACGCCTGGAACAATGCCGGAACCGGGCACGCGGCCTTCTGCGAACTGAACTACACCCCCGAACGCGAAGATGGCAGTATCGACGCCTCCAAAGCGGTCAAAATCTGCGAATCGTTCGAGGTTTCCAAGCAGTTCTGGGCCCATCTGGTGCAGAACAACTTCCTGACCGACGCCCCGAACTTCATCCGGCAGATTCCCCACATGAGCTTTGTCTGGGGACCGGAAAACGTCAACTACCTGCGCAAACGATACGACGCCCTGCTGAAAAGTCACCTCTTTGAGGGCATGCAGTACTCGGAAGACCACGGACAACTGGCCGAATGGATGCCGCTCGTCATGGAAGACCGGGACCCGAAACAGGCCGTCGCGGCCACCCGCATGGACCTGGGCACGGACGTCAACTTTGGCGCGCTGACCCGCGCCATGTTCCGCCGGCTGGTGGAAATGCCGGGCGTCAAAATGAACTTTGCCCACGACGTCCGGGACATCTGGCGCTCCAAAACGCTGGGCGGCTGGAAAGTGCGCGTGGAAAACGTGACGACCGGCCACGTCCGCGACATTCACGCCAAATTTGTCTTTATCGGCGCTGGCGGCGGTTCGCTGCGGCTGCTCGAAAAATCCGATATTCCCGAGAGCCGGGGCTACGGCGGCTTCCCCGTCAGCGGGCAGTGGCTGCGCTGCCGGAATCCGGAAATCATCGAGCGCCACGCGGCTAAAGTTTACGGCAAGGCGTCGGTGGGTGCTCCCCCGATGTCGGTGCCGCACCTCGACACCCGCATGATCGAAGGCCGGAAAGAACTGCTGTTTGGCCCCTACGCCGGTTTCTCGACCAAATTTCTGAAACACGGCTCGTACATGGATTTGCCGAAATCCATCCAGATGAGCAACCTGGCCCCGATGCTTATGGCGGGCATGCACAACATTCCGCTGACGCGTTACCTCGTCCAGCAGGTCATGCAGTCTCCCGAAGACCGCCTGGAGACCCTGCGGGAATATTTCCCCGGCGCCAAAATGGAGGACTGGGAACTGGAAGTGGCCGGGCAGCGCGTGCAGGTCATCAAGAAAGACGAAGAAGAAGGCGGCGTGCTGGAGTTCGGTACGGAGGTCGTGGCCGCGGCCGACGGCAGCATTGCGGCCCTGCTGGGTGCTTCACCGGGCGCTTCCACGGCCGTGAGCATTATGCTGACCCTGATGCAGCAGTGTTTCCCGGACCAGATGAAGTCCGAAGCCTGGCAGCAGAAACTGTCCGAAATGATTCCGTCCTACGGCAAGTCGCTGGCCAAAGACCCCGCGCTCGCCCGTGAGATTCGCGAAACGACGGGCCGGGTGCTGGGCCTGACCGAGGCCGTTTACACGACCTAG
- a CDS encoding outer membrane beta-barrel protein, whose amino-acid sequence MKKVLSALFVLCSLSAATAQEFKPFKVNTSVGYAKPSGPGASGGLLASVEPKYGWNEFIDFGFRIEGALMARALVVDGQTSESEIKAMGSYLLTTNLLFTDTYVKPYVGIGAGLYRTAGMGISVVEDGEEEPTGEMDVQASNKFGGMIRAGLKIGHFVLGAEYNLVPATKYSLSTGEAVKGNNSYLGIKLGFDIGGGK is encoded by the coding sequence GTGAAAAAAGTTTTATCAGCTCTTTTTGTCCTGTGCTCGCTTTCGGCGGCGACGGCTCAGGAATTTAAACCGTTCAAAGTCAATACATCCGTCGGCTATGCCAAACCGTCGGGACCGGGCGCTTCGGGCGGTTTGCTGGCGTCTGTGGAGCCTAAATACGGCTGGAACGAATTTATCGATTTTGGTTTCCGCATCGAAGGGGCGCTGATGGCCCGGGCGCTGGTGGTTGACGGCCAGACGAGCGAAAGCGAAATCAAGGCGATGGGTTCGTACCTGCTGACGACCAACCTGCTGTTTACGGACACGTACGTCAAACCGTACGTTGGGATTGGCGCGGGTCTGTACCGCACGGCGGGCATGGGCATTTCGGTAGTGGAAGACGGCGAGGAAGAACCGACCGGCGAGATGGACGTGCAGGCCAGCAACAAATTCGGCGGAATGATCCGGGCGGGTCTCAAAATCGGCCACTTCGTGCTGGGTGCCGAATACAATCTGGTTCCGGCTACCAAATATTCCCTCTCGACGGGCGAAGCGGTCAAAGGCAACAATTCGTACCTGGGCATCAAACTCGGCTTCGACATCGGCGGCGGCAAATAA